A genomic segment from Gilvibacter sp. SZ-19 encodes:
- a CDS encoding sigma 54-interacting transcriptional regulator produces MPKGQKEKTKQIPTTYFLSKSQEKYFNTAGSALLVLELKTGAILAANKAFEILSGHKVAALLKEQWKLLDTFRNKKHRKQFSSSLAQQTGNFPKLVFFTTANGERQVAELNKGEAIARGYVLITVRERRSLEDIIDLFNKEQHLKGQFIHGMSDGIVITDPKGKCIDVNPAYLEMTGIERHEIMGQMPPYHWAGEFFEELISLRAPGKDSAQSSFDANFIRKDGSRFPVSIATSVLYDSNGNVSSNVSVVRDRSKLSRSENLLEKQKEFSDRVIQGLQEGLAIIDVSGEFLETNFAFCEMLGLERSEIVGMKPPYSYWPPEHIDEIKEAFSQLKTGKDEQFQLIFMRKNGERFPVWISVTHLRNERGEVTTHIGTISDITERYQYENKLRLANEFSSSLINSLHEGLMVMDLNSKIIDVNPAFCEMLGFTESELLGMQMPFGFLPKDNKEAFNACLDKVLAGKADDQMYFEFQKKDGVKFPISAQSAVIRDKEGNIIAHYCTIQDISDQVRLMEQKTLLAEQSDRKKQAILELAGLVGSDYMTALQRITSLAAEILEVERVSVWKLDDDFSMIVCEDLYKRSEDEHEEGMILTRVDHPEYFHSLSQNKTIAVSAAQTHPATRSFATNYLIPNGITSMMDVFVQGLNKDHGILCFEHVGEARQWKSEEEQFATSIASLVSLIIQSQQRIKAEKELQAVNQELSEAFKELNKLKNQLQDQNVYLRNELDMVFNFEEMVYGSAAFSQVLTDLEQVAPTPAGVLLLGESGTGKELLARAVHNLSDRRNNPLIKVNCAAIPQELIESELFGHKKGSFTGAIADKIGKVELAHGGSLFLDEIGELPLSMQPKLLRFLQEGEIEMIGDPKVRKVDVRVIAATNKDLKEEVAKKRFREDLFFRLNVFPIHVPALRERREDIPVLVEHFVDKYSKSYRKNIQYISDTTMRKMKSYDWPGNVRELENIVERAVILCNSDTLRIVEFETPGQTVGGAQQRTIQQQTLSLDEVQRDHIIKVLEHCQWVIDGETGAAHRLGLKPSTLRDRMKKLKIQRPI; encoded by the coding sequence ATGCCAAAGGGGCAAAAAGAAAAGACCAAACAAATTCCTACGACTTATTTTCTTAGTAAGTCGCAAGAGAAGTATTTCAATACTGCTGGGTCAGCTCTGCTAGTACTAGAGTTAAAAACGGGTGCGATCTTAGCTGCAAACAAAGCTTTTGAGATTCTTAGCGGCCATAAAGTTGCTGCCTTGCTTAAGGAGCAATGGAAACTGCTCGACACCTTTAGAAATAAAAAACACCGCAAACAATTCAGTAGCTCATTGGCGCAACAAACTGGGAATTTCCCAAAGTTGGTATTCTTCACTACTGCCAATGGCGAGCGGCAGGTTGCTGAGTTGAACAAAGGTGAGGCCATTGCGCGTGGCTACGTGCTCATAACCGTAAGAGAAAGGCGATCACTTGAAGATATAATAGATCTCTTTAATAAGGAGCAACACCTTAAAGGGCAGTTTATTCACGGAATGAGCGATGGGATCGTTATTACAGACCCCAAGGGAAAATGTATCGATGTTAATCCTGCTTATTTGGAGATGACGGGAATCGAACGTCATGAAATTATGGGGCAAATGCCGCCTTATCATTGGGCGGGCGAGTTCTTCGAGGAATTAATTAGTCTGAGGGCGCCAGGCAAAGATTCTGCACAGTCCTCATTTGACGCCAATTTTATTAGAAAAGACGGTAGTCGTTTCCCTGTCTCCATAGCTACTTCGGTTTTATACGATTCTAATGGTAATGTTTCTTCTAACGTCAGTGTTGTTAGAGATCGCAGTAAACTTTCTCGTTCCGAAAACTTGTTAGAAAAACAAAAAGAATTCAGTGATCGAGTCATTCAAGGGCTGCAAGAGGGTCTTGCAATTATCGATGTTTCCGGTGAGTTTTTGGAAACTAATTTTGCCTTTTGCGAAATGTTGGGGTTGGAGCGAAGCGAGATTGTAGGTATGAAGCCGCCATATTCGTATTGGCCTCCCGAACATATAGACGAGATCAAAGAAGCCTTTAGTCAATTAAAAACTGGAAAGGACGAACAATTTCAACTCATCTTTATGCGTAAGAATGGGGAGCGTTTCCCAGTTTGGATCTCTGTTACCCACCTGCGCAATGAGAGGGGTGAGGTCACGACGCATATTGGCACCATTTCAGATATAACGGAACGCTATCAGTATGAGAATAAACTAAGATTGGCCAACGAGTTCTCTAGTTCACTGATAAATTCCTTGCACGAAGGGCTCATGGTAATGGATCTGAATTCTAAGATCATAGATGTCAACCCGGCCTTTTGTGAGATGCTTGGTTTTACAGAATCTGAATTACTCGGAATGCAGATGCCATTCGGTTTCTTACCCAAGGATAATAAAGAGGCTTTCAACGCTTGTTTGGATAAGGTCCTTGCCGGTAAGGCCGATGATCAGATGTATTTCGAGTTTCAAAAGAAAGATGGGGTCAAGTTTCCTATTTCTGCACAAAGTGCTGTCATAAGAGACAAAGAAGGCAATATCATAGCACATTACTGCACCATACAAGACATTTCAGATCAGGTTCGACTCATGGAGCAGAAGACCTTGCTAGCAGAACAATCCGATCGCAAGAAACAAGCTATTCTTGAGCTAGCTGGTTTAGTTGGCAGTGATTATATGACAGCTCTGCAACGCATTACCTCCTTGGCTGCTGAGATATTAGAAGTTGAGCGCGTAAGCGTATGGAAGTTGGACGATGACTTTTCGATGATCGTTTGTGAAGATCTATACAAACGCTCTGAAGACGAGCACGAAGAGGGTATGATACTCACAAGAGTTGACCATCCGGAGTATTTCCACTCGCTGTCTCAAAATAAGACCATAGCCGTAAGTGCTGCGCAGACTCATCCAGCCACACGCAGTTTTGCTACCAATTATTTAATACCCAATGGTATCACATCCATGATGGATGTTTTTGTACAAGGTTTAAATAAGGACCACGGGATTCTTTGCTTTGAACATGTGGGAGAAGCTCGCCAGTGGAAATCCGAAGAGGAACAGTTTGCGACTTCCATTGCCAGTCTGGTGTCTTTGATCATCCAAAGTCAGCAGCGCATAAAAGCAGAAAAAGAGTTACAGGCCGTAAACCAAGAATTGTCAGAAGCCTTTAAGGAATTGAACAAACTCAAGAACCAGTTGCAGGACCAGAACGTTTACCTCAGAAACGAGCTCGATATGGTCTTTAATTTTGAGGAGATGGTTTATGGAAGTGCGGCATTCAGTCAGGTCTTGACAGATCTGGAGCAGGTGGCGCCTACCCCTGCCGGAGTTCTACTTTTGGGGGAGTCGGGAACGGGAAAAGAACTTTTAGCTCGTGCAGTCCACAACTTGAGCGATAGACGAAATAATCCTTTGATTAAAGTGAACTGTGCGGCTATACCACAAGAGCTGATAGAAAGCGAGCTCTTCGGACATAAAAAAGGCTCGTTTACGGGGGCCATTGCCGATAAGATTGGTAAAGTAGAGCTTGCCCATGGAGGAAGTTTGTTCTTAGATGAAATTGGGGAATTGCCACTCAGTATGCAGCCAAAACTCTTACGTTTTTTGCAAGAAGGAGAAATTGAGATGATAGGCGACCCTAAAGTCCGAAAAGTAGATGTTAGGGTAATTGCTGCCACCAATAAAGATCTGAAAGAAGAGGTAGCCAAAAAACGATTCAGAGAAGACCTGTTCTTTAGGTTGAACGTGTTCCCAATTCATGTACCCGCTTTGCGCGAACGTCGGGAGGATATCCCTGTTCTAGTAGAGCACTTTGTAGACAAATACAGTAAAAGCTACCGAAAGAATATTCAGTACATCTCAGACACCACCATGCGTAAAATGAAATCCTACGACTGGCCGGGTAATGTTCGTGAACTGGAGAACATTGTTGAACGAGCGGTAATTCTTTGTAATTCTGATACTTTGAGAATTGTGGAATTTGAGACCCCTGGACAAACAGTAGGTGGAGCGCAGCAAAGAACCATTCAGCAGCAAACATTGTCACTAGATGAAGTGCAGCGCGATCATATCATAAAAGTATTGGAGCATTGTCAGT